From a region of the Deltaproteobacteria bacterium genome:
- a CDS encoding DUF3343 domain-containing protein, whose amino-acid sequence MVLIFRGTHQVMSAEKRLKKGGVPMRLIPVPRRLTSDCGLAIRIPLRERARAREVLSASRLLPVSAHVPREDGGYDPVPL is encoded by the coding sequence ATGGTTCTCATCTTCCGGGGCACCCATCAGGTCATGTCGGCCGAGAAGCGGCTCAAAAAAGGCGGGGTCCCCATGCGGCTCATCCCCGTTCCCCGGAGACTGACCTCGGACTGCGGGTTGGCGATCCGGATCCCGTTGAGGGAGCGGGCCCGGGCCCGGGAGGTCCTATCCGCGTCCCGCCTTCTCCCCGTGTCGGCCCACGTTCCGCGGGAGGACGGGGGGTACGATCCCGTACCCCTCTGA
- a CDS encoding DUF721 domain-containing protein: MSRKGAVPLSADIERYLASLGLPQVTLLVALHRTWERIVGPLLSAKAAPARFRNGVLTVAVANHAWAQELQLSKPALLAKIVEATGPKSPVTDLRFVVGPLPSREEDAAGKPDPPDRAARDPEGLSSVADPETRESLRAIGRRLRPKR, from the coding sequence GTGAGCAGGAAGGGAGCGGTCCCCCTCTCCGCGGACATCGAGCGGTACCTCGCGTCCCTGGGCCTCCCCCAGGTGACGCTCCTCGTGGCCCTGCACAGGACGTGGGAACGGATCGTCGGGCCGCTCCTGTCGGCCAAGGCGGCCCCGGCGAGGTTCCGCAACGGGGTGCTCACGGTCGCCGTCGCGAACCACGCATGGGCGCAGGAGCTGCAGCTTTCGAAGCCGGCCCTCCTGGCGAAGATCGTCGAGGCGACCGGTCCGAAGAGCCCGGTGACCGACCTCCGGTTCGTGGTGGGGCCCTTGCCGTCCCGGGAGGAGGATGCGGCCGGGAAACCCGATCCGCCCGACCGCGCCGCGCGCGACCCGGAAGGTCTCTCCTCGGTCGCCGACCCGGAGACGCGGGAGTCCCTGCGCGCCATCGGCCGCCGCCTTCGCCCGAAGCGTTAG
- a CDS encoding methyltransferase, whose protein sequence is MNRDTSPGGLIIRQPERGYRFSIDSVILAGFAAPFARGRVLDLGTGCGVLLLLLSRLSGGIASGLGVEIQEELLSFARENFRENGLDGSMRAVAGDFRGEAAGIVPGSFDLVVSNPPYRRAGTGRRNPDPGKEAARHEVSCSLPELFAAAARHMAPAGRFAVVLPHERLPEIEACAHREGMAGEIVRAVHPREGSPPSRVLYCASSGAAREPRELPPLYLHGDRRKYLPEVDRICALFRGS, encoded by the coding sequence ATGAACCGGGATACATCCCCCGGGGGTCTGATCATCCGCCAGCCGGAGCGCGGGTACCGGTTCTCGATCGACTCGGTGATCCTGGCCGGGTTCGCAGCACCGTTCGCCCGGGGGCGCGTTCTCGACCTGGGGACCGGATGCGGCGTCCTCCTTCTCCTCCTCTCGCGCCTGTCCGGCGGCATTGCCTCGGGCCTCGGCGTGGAGATCCAGGAGGAGCTGCTCTCCTTCGCGCGGGAGAATTTCCGGGAAAACGGCCTGGACGGTTCGATGCGGGCGGTGGCGGGGGATTTCCGCGGGGAAGCGGCGGGAATCGTGCCGGGCTCCTTCGATCTCGTGGTTTCGAATCCGCCGTACCGGCGAGCCGGCACGGGCCGTCGCAACCCCGATCCGGGGAAGGAGGCGGCGCGGCACGAGGTCTCGTGCTCCCTCCCGGAGCTGTTCGCCGCCGCCGCGCGGCACATGGCCCCGGCGGGGAGGTTTGCGGTCGTCCTCCCGCATGAACGGCTTCCGGAAATCGAAGCGTGCGCCCATCGCGAAGGGATGGCCGGGGAAATCGTCCGGGCCGTCCACCCCCGGGAGGGGAGCCCCCCGTCCCGGGTCCTCTACTGCGCCTCCAGCGGCGCGGCCCGCGAACCTCGCGAACTTCCCCCCCTGTACCTGCACGGCGACCGCCGGAAATACCTCCCCGAGGTAGACCGGATCTGCGCGCTTTTCCGGGGCTCCTAA
- a CDS encoding DUF1015 domain-containing protein, with translation MADVKPFRGIHYDVARVGDLTRVVAPPYDVISPEEQEALHRRHPKNITWVDFGMAKVGDGPGANKYTRAAAWFREWLLEGTLVRDDVPSLYYYEQEFTIPGKRTYVRKGFLGALRLSAFGEGEVYPHERTLSKPKEDRLALMRATDVHMSPIFALYSDPADGVLKSLRSAMAAAPDMAAVDDLGVKHRVWTVSAPKAILGAVDGMKGKGVFIADGHHRYETALAFRDEMRKKHGANPAAAYEHVLMFLCNMDDEGIVILPTHRGIHSVAGFSEDALLAKMRAHLPVESREGSAEDAMRAVEAAGGSGKAIGWSAGGNRYHIATFPDLPAFCDRFLPKFPPQLRPLDVVLLHGFILEQLLGISAEAVTAGQFVKYYKEPAKCAKELASGAIQAAFFMNAVTIPEFRDVSLSGHVLPQKSTFFYPKIGTGLLIFPVSGDDRVPG, from the coding sequence ATGGCCGACGTGAAACCGTTCCGGGGGATCCATTACGACGTAGCGCGGGTGGGGGACCTGACCCGCGTGGTGGCCCCGCCGTACGACGTCATCTCCCCGGAGGAACAGGAGGCGCTGCACCGGCGCCATCCGAAGAACATCACCTGGGTCGACTTCGGGATGGCGAAGGTGGGCGACGGCCCGGGCGCCAACAAGTACACCCGCGCCGCCGCATGGTTCCGCGAGTGGCTCCTGGAGGGGACGCTGGTCCGCGACGACGTCCCGTCCCTCTACTATTACGAGCAGGAGTTCACGATCCCCGGGAAGCGGACCTACGTGCGGAAGGGGTTCCTCGGAGCGCTGAGGCTGTCGGCGTTCGGGGAGGGGGAGGTCTACCCCCACGAGCGGACGCTGTCCAAGCCGAAGGAGGACCGGCTCGCCCTGATGCGCGCGACCGACGTCCACATGAGCCCGATCTTCGCGCTCTACTCCGATCCGGCGGACGGGGTGCTGAAGAGCCTGCGCTCCGCGATGGCCGCGGCGCCCGATATGGCCGCCGTCGACGACCTGGGAGTGAAGCACCGGGTCTGGACGGTGTCGGCCCCGAAGGCGATCCTGGGCGCGGTGGACGGGATGAAGGGGAAGGGAGTCTTCATCGCCGACGGGCACCACCGGTACGAGACGGCGCTGGCGTTCCGCGACGAGATGCGGAAGAAGCACGGCGCGAACCCCGCCGCCGCGTACGAGCACGTCCTGATGTTCCTGTGCAACATGGACGACGAGGGGATCGTCATCCTCCCCACGCACCGCGGGATCCACTCCGTGGCCGGTTTCTCGGAGGACGCGCTCCTCGCGAAGATGCGCGCCCACCTTCCGGTGGAGAGCCGGGAAGGCTCGGCGGAGGACGCGATGCGCGCGGTGGAGGCCGCCGGCGGATCGGGGAAGGCGATCGGATGGAGCGCGGGCGGGAACCGGTATCACATCGCCACCTTCCCGGACCTTCCGGCGTTCTGCGACCGGTTCCTCCCGAAGTTCCCTCCGCAGCTCCGCCCGCTCGACGTCGTGCTTCTCCACGGGTTCATCCTGGAGCAGCTTCTCGGGATCTCCGCCGAGGCGGTGACGGCGGGGCAGTTCGTGAAGTATTACAAGGAGCCGGCCAAGTGCGCGAAGGAGCTCGCCTCCGGCGCGATCCAGGCCGCCTTCTTCATGAACGCGGTCACGATCCCGGAGTTCCGCGACGTCTCGCTCTCCGGGCACGTGCTGCCGCAGAAGTCGACCTTCTTCTACCCGAAGATCGGCACGGGGCTCCTCATCTTCCCCGTGTCGGGAGATGACAGAGTTCCGGGGTAA